A window of Benincasa hispida cultivar B227 chromosome 9, ASM972705v1, whole genome shotgun sequence genomic DNA:
TCAGGATTCGAGGGCTAAGTACGAGCAGCTCATGTTCTATGGCAAAAACCTCAAACCCCTCGACCCCCAATTCAAAAACAAGTCCAACAAGGTCGAGGGTTGTGTTTCTCAAGTCTGGGTCAGAGCTTATTTGGATTCAGATAAAAATGTTGTGTACGAGGCCGATTCGGACTCTGTTCTAACCAAGGGTCTCGCCGCTCTGCTCGTTCAAGGTCTTTCAAATCGCCCTGTCGAGGAGATTCTAAGGGTTTCTCCTGATTTTGTTGTTCTTCTTGGCCTCCAACAGAGCCTCACGCCTTCTAGGAATAATGGGTTTTTGAATATGTTGAAGTTGATGCAGAAGAAGGCGCTTGCGTTGCTTGTGGAATCAGAAAAAGGTAATGGCAGTGCGGTTTCATCGTCACAAACAGATGATTCTGTTGAAAAAGTAGAAGCAGAATCTAATACTGAGAAATCTGTTGAGGATTCGAAGTTGGAGGATAAAGAAAATCACAGTTCTGATATATTAGGAAGTAGAGGGAAGAGAATTAAGGAGAAATTGGAGAGAGAGTTAAGTCCAGTGGAATTGTATGTTGAAGATATCTCTTATCAGCATGCAGGGCATGCTGGGGTAAAGGGTAGCGATGGAGAGACTCACTTTAATTTGAAGGTTGTGTCAAAGGAGTTTGAAGGGAAAAGTTTAGTAAAGAGGCACCGGCTCA
This region includes:
- the LOC120085631 gene encoding sufE-like protein 1, chloroplastic/mitochondrial, which produces MSSSRFRLLTAESPIASQIPKTLISFNSHNFPFFRSISFQRLPSKSPSSLSVSASAASSKPLQPIEQLPPKLQEIVKLFQSVQDSRAKYEQLMFYGKNLKPLDPQFKNKSNKVEGCVSQVWVRAYLDSDKNVVYEADSDSVLTKGLAALLVQGLSNRPVEEILRVSPDFVVLLGLQQSLTPSRNNGFLNMLKLMQKKALALLVESEKGNGSAVSSSQTDDSVEKVEAESNTEKSVEDSKLEDKENHSSDILGSRGKRIKEKLERELSPVELYVEDISYQHAGHAGVKGSDGETHFNLKVVSKEFEGKSLVKRHRLIYNLLQDELQSGLHALSISAKTPDEL